The DNA window CTCATCGTCCGACATCGCGGTGTGGCTTTTTTATCTGATTCCTCTGCTCGCCACCTCCTACGTCGCCCCGCGTTGGCTATCCTTTCTGCTTCTTGTGATCTGCACGCTGCTGATCGGTCTCGGTTTCATGGGGAGTTTTCAGCATGGCAGGTTGGACGTGTCGATCATCAACCGGATCATCACGATCACCGTGCTCTGGCTGACCATTGTCATTCTGCTGGAACGGAAACGCGTCGAAGACAACCTTCGGGAGAGCGAGGAGCGCTACCGGGACCTGGTGGAACTCTCCCCGGAAACGATCTACATCCAGCAGGACGGAAAGATCGTTTTCATCAACTCCGCGGGGGTGAAACTTCTCGGTGCAACCAACCAGGAGGATCTCGTGGGGAAACCGGTTGCGCACATCTTCCACCGGGACTTCCAGGGAACGGCAAGCGAACGGATCCACATGGAGAGGGAGGAGATCAAGGAAATTTCGACCATCCAGGAGAAGTACATCCGGCTCGACGGCACCCCCGTGGAAATGGAGGTGTCGGCCGTTTCGATCGATTACCTCGGCAAATCCGCCCTCCAGGTGTTCGCCCGCGACATCACCGGGCGGAAGCATCTGGAAGAGCAATTGCGCCAATCCCAGAAAATCGAAGCGGTGGGAAGGCTCGCGGGAGGGATCGCACATGATTTCAACAACTTGATGACGGTGATCACGGGCTACGTCGGACTGACGAAGAAGCGCCTTGCGAACCCCGAGCTCGTGTCCATGGGGCTCGATGAGATTGGGAAGGCAGGCGCTCGCGCCACCCAGTTGACGCATCAACTGATCGCGTTCGGCCGGAAGCAGATCCTGCAGCCCCAGATCCTGGATCTGAACCACATCGTTTCCAACATGGAGAAGATGCTGCGCCGCCTGATCGGCGAGCACATGGAACTCGTGACCATCCTCGATCACGAACTCGGAAGGGTGAAAGCGGATCCGGGGCAGATCGAACAGGTCATCGTCAATCTGGCATTGAACGCCCGGGACGCCATGCCGATGGGGGGTCGGCTCACCATCGAATCCTGGAACACCAACCTGAGCGAGTCCACGACACGGCGGCACGGAGATATCCTGCCCGGCCCCTACGTCAAACTCGTGTTCCAGGACAACGGCGTCGGGATGGACGAAGAGACCAAATCCCACATTTTCGAACCCTACTTCACGACCAAGGAAGTGGGGAAGGGAGTGGGGCTGGGCCTTTCGACG is part of the Candidatus Deferrimicrobiaceae bacterium genome and encodes:
- a CDS encoding ATP-binding protein, which codes for MWLFYLIPLLATSYVAPRWLSFLLLVICTLLIGLGFMGSFQHGRLDVSIINRIITITVLWLTIVILLERKRVEDNLRESEERYRDLVELSPETIYIQQDGKIVFINSAGVKLLGATNQEDLVGKPVAHIFHRDFQGTASERIHMEREEIKEISTIQEKYIRLDGTPVEMEVSAVSIDYLGKSALQVFARDITGRKHLEEQLRQSQKIEAVGRLAGGIAHDFNNLMTVITGYVGLTKKRLANPELVSMGLDEIGKAGARATQLTHQLIAFGRKQILQPQILDLNHIVSNMEKMLRRLIGEHMELVTILDHELGRVKADPGQIEQVIVNLALNARDAMPMGGRLTIESWNTNLSESTTRRHGDILPGPYVKLVFQDNGVGMDEETKSHIFEPYFTTKEVGKGVGLGLSTVYGIIRQSGGDIWVDSEPQKGTTFTILLPRTEEKPSRESIELVLDAPTGRGTILVVEDEESVRNLVRETLENAGYRVFDAANGEEALEIMSRSREPIHLLLTDVVMPKRGGRSLAVRVASLYPETKILFMTGYVGPEADGKYHPLGRKSSIFKPFTPDELARKVKDVLDG